The nucleotide sequence CAAGCAGTTCGTGATCGCCCTCGCCCCCCAGCAGACCAAAGGCACCCATACCCTCAAGCTTCTGCCGCGGGAGAAAAACATCGATCTGGCAAGGATCTTTCTGACGGTGGACGCCGAGACCTTCGTCGTCTCGCAGGTGGACACGGTCAACGGCTACGAGGATGAAACCCGGATCATGTTGCGCAACGTGCGCTTCGATCAGTCCCCGGACCCCGCCCAATTCCATTTCAGCGTCCCACCCGGGGCCGACGT is from Desulfobacteraceae bacterium and encodes:
- a CDS encoding outer-membrane lipoprotein carrier protein LolA, whose protein sequence is KQFVIALAPQQTKGTHTLKLLPREKNIDLARIFLTVDAETFVVSQVDTVNGYEDETRIMLRNVRFDQSPDPAQFHFSVPPGADVLELND